From a region of the Dictyostelium discoideum AX4 chromosome 2 chromosome, whole genome shotgun sequence genome:
- a CDS encoding UvrB/UvrC domain-containing protein — MFDFLQINKSKQSPKTHSPPKEDEKPTTAQPTTNVKPVAANLFQSLNVKTNNNNSNSPIKVEKEVLVEDSQTTTNEINENDPNKRVIKKVKIKSFKPGQPSNNNNDELNTNDNSNNNNTTSTINPDLSQLDTNNIYADNYKNEDDYNDNEEDNDDQLKNNINKEQPTKKENLTETTSLTNTTTTTTTTTTTKTAIETDTNKKDEIKEENITTTELQPKDPPSILDCLIDELKNSQYRFYEKLTNIENDYKQSLENRKKSNQLLLNNINLLKEYEEKENQLVENEDYEGASKVSDDINSIQKDNEQIMNDLIKLIKNNQEQDQIFEELLITYQESTDENQIKLLDIKSKEDENINKYQEQVKETIKSIKDEIEIKQESIDRETKYLLLDKEILETNETSLTNTINELNKPLIQEREGHIQTKQSLQDEIDKLLLEIQLKRDQQSKCDQHINEINEKIDTISSSKFSKEQSRLEQERLNIKKRDDHIIQLSTELLELTNKVDQLNNPSDHPSFQIISSVDETIKDCKSFLLETTSTLDNISLQQKQIHKLYKDILQSADSHKRMQSKLTTLTQSIQELTIETNSHSSQKIQLKKSISELEDTIPLLEQSKNIAKDSKRFTEAASLLSELKQKQQLLIEKNKQLQEISDQLDLNTTKLDSLQKEHTQYKEITEKQNSTNYLNLLENLQKRQLELQSLIDDDKNCLDKLKQFYKLEFDSNSFEISFIKLKLNK; from the exons ATGTTTGATTTTCtgcaaataaataaatcaaaacaatcACCAAAAACACACTCTCCACCAAAAGAAGATGAAAAACCAACGACAGCACAACCAACTACCAATGTAAAACCAGTAGCAGCAAATTTATTTCAATCACTAAATGTAAAGactaacaataataatagtaattcacccataaaagttgaaaaagaaGTTTTAGTTGAGGATTCACAAACTACAACAAATGAAATCAACGAGAACGATCCAAATA AAAgagtaattaaaaaagttaaaataaaatcattcaaGCCAGGTCaaccatcaaataataataacgatgAATTAAACACAAacgataatagtaataataataacaccaCCTCAACAATTAACCCCGATTTATCTCAATTAGATACAAATAATATCTATGCTgacaattataaaaatgaggatgattataatgataacgaagaagataatgatgatcaattaaaaaacaatattaacaAAGAACAGCCaactaaaaaagaaaatttaacaGAAACTACATCATTGACAAacacaactacaactacaacaacaacaacaacaacaaaaacagcAATTGAAActgatacaaataaaaaagatgaaattaaagaagagAATATTACAACTACTGAATTACAACCAAAAGACCCACCTTCAATTTTAGattgtttaattgatgaGTTAAAAAATTCTCAATATAGattttatgaaaaattaacaaatattgaaaatgattataaacaatcattagaaaatagaaagaaatcaaatcaattacttttaaat aatattaatttattaaaagaatatgaagaaaaagagaatCAATTAGTAGAGAATGAAGATTATGAAGGTGCATCAAAGGTATCAGAtgatattaattcaattcaaaaagataatgaacaaataatgaatgatttaattaaattgataAAGAATAATCAAGAACAAGATCAAATCtttgaagaattattaataaccTATCAAGAATCAACCgatgaaaatcaaattaaattattagataTTAAATCTAAAGAGGATGAaaacataaataaatatcaagAACAAGTTAAAGAAACTATTAAATCCATAAaggatgaaattgaaattaaacagGAATCAATCGATAGGGAAACTAAATATTTGTTATTAGATAAAGAGATATTGGAAACTAATGAAACCTCTCTAACCAATACAATCAATGAATTGAATAAACCATTGATTCAAGAGAGAGAAGGACACATTCAAACTAAACAATCCCTACaagatgaaattgataaacttTTATTAGAGATTCAATTGAAACGTGATCAACAATCTAAATGTGATCAACatattaatgaaatcaatGAAAAGATCGACACTATCTCGTCAAGTAAATTCTCAAAGGAACAGTCTAGATTAGAACAAGAGAgattaaatataaagaaaagaGATGACCATATCATTCAACTCTCCACTGAACTATTagaattaacaaataaagttgaccaattaaataatccatCCGATCATCCATCTTTTCAAATTATCTCTAGTGTAGATGAAACTATTAAAGATTGTAAATCATTCCTATTGGAAACTACCTCAACTTTGGATAATATAAGtttacaacaaaaacaaatacatAAACTCTACAAAGATATCTTACAATCAGCAGATTCTCACAAAAGAATGCAATCAAAATTGACAACTCTTACTCAATCAATTCAAGAATTAACAATTGAAACTAATTCACATTCTTCCCaaaagattcaattaaagaaatccATTTCCGAGTTGGAAGATACAATACCACTTTTAGAACAATCTAAAAACATTGCCAAAGATTCTAAAAGATTCACTGAAGCagcttcattattatcagaattaaaacaaaaacaacaactcttaattgaaaagaataaacaattacaagAAATCTCTGATCAATTGGATTTAAACACTACAAAATTAGATTCCCTTCAAAAAGAACACACTCAATACAAAGAAATCACAGAAAAACAAAACTCCACaaactatttaaatcttttagaaaatttacaaaaaagaCAATTAGAATTacaatcattaattgatgacGATAAAAACTGtttagataaattaaaacaattttataaattagaatttgattcaaattcatttgaaataagttttataaaattaaaattaaataaataa
- the cyb5B gene encoding cytochrome b5 B has protein sequence MSEDKQYTMEEVSKHDKVDDLWMVINQKVYDVTSFVNDHPGGGDYLIQNAGKEATNEFLDVGHSQKAVDMLKDYYIGVCTDSKPLQNPLSSNPIPISTESPVIKSTESSSNNNNNEDKNKDVTTTIALVGGIVVAVASIAFFTFAKIKK, from the coding sequence ATGTCAGAAGATAAACAATATACTATGGAAGAAGTTTCCAAACACGATAAAGTTGACGATTTATGGATGGTCATTAATCAAAAAGTTTATGATGTTACATCCTTTGTTAATGATCATCCAGGTGGTggtgattatttaattcaaaatgcAGGTAAAGAAGCAACCAACGAATTTTTAGATGTTGGTCACTCTCAAAAAGCTGTTGATATGTTAAAAGATTATTACATTGGTGTTTGCACAGATTCAAAACCATTACAAAATCCATTATCTTCAAATCCAATCCCAATTTCTACTGAATCACCAGTAATTAAATCAActgaatcatcatcaaataataataataatgaagataaaaACAAAGATGTCACTACTACCATTGCTTTAGTTGGTggtattgttgttgctgttgcttcAATTGCTTTTTTCACTTTTgctaaaatcaaaaaataa
- a CDS encoding N-terminal delta endotoxin domain-containing protein, whose protein sequence is MTLSVEQISKLEDSKIRAKKVYENYDEKLNNFLNEQLVELKKQNNSISNFSENEIKDLKISFQSIQSEKSAKELYSEMPFPEMWEILGLAMSADPSGVAPIIFGAINILFNSLGLFNSQEQFFKQIMEAVEKLIDHKLSQERERQCIIKFQQLQKTGDDYFVLAEEYFSRNGNKNVSRSIIPNDIQVMTNEQLNSSLQFQLMMYRDKITDGLIYFKEESELINTIGFYILTASQYLCLQRDCHLYGKEWGFSDFDVEDAKKKIHDYTIEFFEITVKSGWMLSRHIFREETSPIIGYYIPPYFNAVRKFKNADFTYYPLRAFDYQRNIGEIHFNCGDERGSHLLYPGLIAGFSQVTNSLSSGFRGLNAGNLNLQATLIVKFESIKKRSFKVKIHHHINGNATWVVESGPVSEVLSFNQGTEQEFRNSYFVYNENFQNPPHATNESKLITVENEQVIFKCIRSMNGGTKTGYNADSKLYLIELIFD, encoded by the exons atgactTTATCAGTGgaacaaatttcaaaattggAGGATTCTAAAATAAGAGCCAAGAAAGTGTATGAAAATtatgatgaaaaattaaataattttttaaatgaacaattggttgaattaaagaaacaaaacaactcaatttcaaattttagtgagaatgaaattaaagatttgaaaatttCATTCCAATCAATTCAATCTGAAAAAAGTGCCAAAGAACTTTACAGTGAAATGCCATTTCCAGAAATGTGGGAAATATTGGGTCTTGCAATGAGTGCTGATCCTTCAGGTGTTGCTCCAATTATTTTCGGTGCtattaatattctttttaatagTCTCGGTTTATTTAATTCCCAAGAACAATT ctttaaacaaataatggaagcagttgaaaaattaattgaccATAAGTTAAGTCAAGAAAGAGAGAGACAATGTATAATTAAATTCCAACAACTTCAAAAAACTGGCGATGACTATTTTGTATTAGCTGAAGAATATTTTTCAAgaaatggaaataaaaatgttagtCGTAGTATTATTCCAAATGATATTCAAGTAATGACTAATGAACAACTTAATTCTTcacttcaatttcaattaatgatgTATCGTGATAAAATAACTGAtggtttaatttattttaaggAAGAAAGTGAATta attaataccattggtttttatattttaacaGCTTCACAATATCTTTGTTTACAAAGAGATTGTCATCTTTATGGTAAAGAATGGGGTTTCAGTGATTTTGATGTTGAAgatgcaaaaaaaaaaattcatgaTTATACAAtagaattttttgaaatcacTGTTAAATCAGGTTGGATGCTTTCCCGTCATATTTTTAGAGAAGAAACTTCCCCAATTATTGGTTATTATATACCACCATACTTTAATGCTGtaagaaaattcaaaaatgcAGACTTTACCTATTATCCTCTTAGAGCATTTGATTACCAAAGAAATATTGGtgaaattcattttaattgtGGTGATGAAAGAGGTTCCCACTTACTTTACCCAGGTTTAATTGCAGGGTTTTCTCAAGTTACCAATAGTTTATCTTCTGGGTTTAga GGACTTAATGcaggaaatttaaatttacaagcAACTTTGATTGTAAAGTTTgaaagtattaaaaaaagatcatTTAAAGTTAAGATACATCATCATATTAATGGCAATGCTACATGGGTTGTTGAAAGTGGTCCTGTTTCAGAAGTGTTAAGTTTTAATCAAGGTACTGAACAAGAATTTAGAAACTCTTACTTTgtttataatgaaaatttccAAAATCCACCACATGCCACTAATGAATCCAAGCTTATTACAGTAGAAAATGAACAAGTCATATTTAAATGTATTAGATCTATGAATGGTGGTACAAAAACTGGGTATAATGCAGATTCAAAactatatttaattgaacttatttttgattaa
- a CDS encoding hypothetical protein (P18142 cAMP-regulated D2 protein precursor) — MNKLLVFILLLLLLINISFARKRSYIKNTDASIVVTQFGAIKGIVEDTHRVFYGVPFAQPPVNQLRWENPIDLKPWENVRETLTQRSQCAQKCNLGPGVCSPIGTSEDCLYLDVFTPKDATPNSKYPVIVYIPGGAFSVGSGSVPLYDATKFAQSSVIVVNINYRLGVLGFMGTDLMHGNYGFLDQIKALEWVYNNIGSFGGNKEMITIWGESAGAFSVSAHLTSTYSRQYFNAAISSSSPLTVGLKDKTTARGNANRFATNVGCNIEDLTCLRGKSMDEILEAQEKVGLTFGDKILDAFTIWSPVIDGDIIPMQPLTAVKEGKTYDVPTIIGSVKHEAIPFIYSFFQDIVGIDYYRVLVAIVFPLNAMKILPLYPAAPRGQDSRPILSELITDYLFRCPDRYHTVTNAKKLSSPTYHYYYVHVKSTGHSLDACDDKVCHGTELSLFFNSYELMGERLDNDEKELAIDINNYIVNFATTHNPNTGLDVPIQWRQVTSTQNSTLILETTIETKDTFTNDPKCNALDLTYYRNQVRP, encoded by the exons atgaataaattattagtttttatattattattgttattattaattaatatttcttttgCAAGAAAAAGATCATACATTAAAAACACAGATGCTTCAATTGTTGTAACTCAATTTGGTGCAATTAAGGGTATTGTTGAAGATACTCATCGTGTATTCTATGGTGTTCCATTTGCTCAACCACCAGTGAACCAATTAAGATGGGAAAATCCAATTGACTTAAAGCCATGGGAAAATGTTAGAGAAACTTTAACCCAAAGATCACAATGTGCTCAAAAATGTAATCTTGGTCCAGGTGTTTGCTCTCCAATTGGTACTTCTGAAGATTGTTTATATCTTGACGTTTTTACTCCAAAAGATGCCacaccaaattcaaaatacCCAGTAATTGTTTATATTCCAGGTGGTGCATTTAGTGTTGGTAGTGGTTCTGTACCTCTTTATGATGCTACTAAATTTGCTCAATCATCAGTAATAgttgttaatattaattatagatTAGGTGTTTTAGGTTTTATGGGAACT gaTTTAATGCATGGTAATTATGGTTTCCTTGACCAAATTAAAGCATTAGAATgggtttataataatattggttcCTTTGGTGGTAATAAAGAAATGATTACAATTTGGGGTGAATCTGCAGGAGCCTTTTCAGTTTCAGCTCATTTAACATCTACTTATTCAAGACAATATTTTAATGCTGCCatctcatcatcatcaccattgaCTGTTGGATTGAAAGACAAAACAACCGCCAGAGGTAATGCTAATAGATTCGCAACAAATGTTGGTTGTAATATTGAAGATTTAACATGTCTTCGTGGTAAATCAATGGATGAAATTCTTGAAGCCCAAGAAAAAGTTGGACTTACCTTTGGTGATAAAATTCTAGATGCTTTTACTATTTGGTCACCAGTTATCGACGGAGATATCATACCAATGCAACCATTAACCGCTGTAAAGGAAGGTAAAACATATGATGTTCCAACCATTATTGGAAGTGTAAAACATGAAGCTATCCCATtcatttattcatttttccAAGATATTGTTGGAATTGATTACTATAGAGTTCTCGTTGCTATTGTTTTCCCATTGAATGCTATGAAGATTTTACCATTATATCCAGCCGCTCCAAGAGGTCAAGATTCAAGACCAATTTTATCTGAATTAATCACTGATTATTTATTCAGATGTCCAGATAGATATCATACCGTTACAAATGCTAAAAAGCTTTCATCCCCAACctatcattactattatgtTCATGTAAAATCAACTGGTCATTCATTGGATGCCTGTGATGATAAAGTATGTCATGGTACTGAATTATCACTATTCTTTAATAGCTATGAATTAATGGGTGAAAGATtggataatgatgaaaaggAATTAgctattgatattaataactATATAGTTAACTTTGCAACTACTCATAATCCAAACACTGGTTTAGATGTACCAATACAATGGAGACAAGTCACTTCTACTCAAAACTCAACTTTAATTTTGGAAACAACTATTGAAACTAAAGATACTTTTACAAATGATCCAAAATGTAATGCTTTAGATTTGACTTATTATAGAAATCAAGTTAGAccttaa